ACTACCGCGTTCAGAAAATCACTTCCGGCCGTCAACCTTTCCCCTTCTACAAGTTACCACAATAGCTGCTATGTGTGAACGGGGCTGTGGTCAACTGCGTAACTATTGACTTTTTAGCTCCACATCACCATAAAGACGGTACCTTCTCCACCCGCGATTAGGACTGGCACGAATCTCTTCGCATCTATATGAATCGTCGATGACGGTGGGTACGTCCACCATAGGACACCAGAACATTTGGGGAACGCGCACGCCGCGCTCGCGtccgccggcctcgccggcaGCGTCCGGGTGTCCACGGCGTTGAAGATGGACGCGATTGACaacacctcgccgccgtccagcgGCGTGTTCAAGGACCCCGCCGCGATGTCGCCCATCGTGCAGTTCCTCGCCGGCAACggcgcgccgctgctcgccaACGTGTACCCTTACTTCGCGTACGAGTTCAGCGACGGTATCGACCTGAACTACGCGCTGTTCCAGCCGAGCTCCACGACGGTGACGGACCCCGCCAACGGGCTGGTGTACACGAATCTCTTCGACGCGATGGTGGACGCCGTCCGCGCCGCGCTGGACaaggccggcggaggcggcgtcgaCGTCGTGGTGTCGGAGACAGGGTTTTCCTTACcggtaagaaaaaaaaaccggAGGTTAGCGAGAAACGTGTTTATCGGATTTCTCGGAAAATTATCGGATTTGCCATTTTGATTTCGgatgaaatttagaaaaaaattctcAATTTATGCAGGAAGTAACCTAGATTATTTCCAAACAATCTAATAGTATAAACAAGATACAACAATGTATATAAATATGACTTTCTTGCCACAACAAAGAGTCTGTTTAATATGGCCACCGCTATCGTCATGGCTTCCTATGAAGTCGTGGAGGGACCGAGAGAGATGGGGAATGGAATATGAATAAGATTTAGTGTTAGGAGGTAGCGGGGTGGTCTGATATTTGGCTGCACTAATTTGGTTTGGGCGGATATTCAAAAGGGCCGAAAATTTCGGGCGATAAGTAAAAAAACCGTACCCCGCCGAGAAACAGGATTTTCGGTTTTCTCGGAAAATTCTCGCCGAGAAATTTTTCCTTGGTCGGAGAGCGGCTGGCCGTCCGCCGACGGGAAGGGCGCCACCGTGGACAACGCGCGGACGTACAACCAGAACCTTATCAACCATGCCGGCAAGGGCACACCGAGGAAGCCGGGAGCTATGGAGGTGTACGTGTTCGCCATGTTTAACGAGGACCAGAAGGACGGCGACCCAACGGAAAAGAAGTTTGGGCTCTTCAATCCGGACAAGACACCTGTTTACCCTATTAATTTCGCAGGAAACTGAGTACAGCATAGCCATATACTGTACTACGCAGGAGTACATACTACATATAAATACTTTTTTGTCTCTCCTTGCTATAAATAAAATAACGAGATGAAAGAAAGTGAACAATAATCTACAAACGAAGGACATCATCAATATTTTGTGAGAACTAGACTTGATGGTTGTTCCTAAGACGTTTTTATGCTGATGATATGATGGACGAGGACAAGTCAATGTTCTTGTTTTCTTTCCGCAAAATTCAGAACGTATGGACGCAAAGACTCAGTACATACTACTGTCTTACTATCAGGGGTATATTGCCAATAATCACTAATCACTAAAAGAGTAAGAGCCTGTTTGGCTCAcaccactagttagtctgatagccatgaggagggctgagagcaactgGTGACcaaagagaagggataagctctgtgtgacttatgccccggttaaacctcggtgataggtcaatggcctcTTGATGGATTCCGttttggctagtcaggtctagctaaggtgggtaatggctttgttgggatctgcaccgacactaaggtgatcgtgccgtgataccccgcttgtgggtaaaattgcacacctctgcagagttaaaacctattcgaatagccgtgcccacagtactgggtgagttatggtttggtcacacaactagtactTTTtcggggaatggatgggttggcgtgagttgttttggaaaaatgtccggcagctgtgccgtgtgctacggcggatgaggagtccagtAGCAACTCATAAActtggatcctgggtggatcaaccctacgtgttactcggtacaagataATTTCTCTGAAAATCCTTTTCTTTCAAAcaaacccatgcataaaaattagctttctgcaaattaaaccctagccttatccttgatttatcatgtgcatatattctgtttatacctcctccgtgggtgtggttggacttgctgagtacgtttgtactcaccctttgcttaatttttacagaggaagatccatactttattcccgaggacgttgagtaggggtaccgttcTGCACCCAGCCTTACCTGTGGATatggtcacccgcaggaagctccgtatggcgcaagactctgatgacctcttcgtgaTTCATGTACTTGTTTGGGTTGTAGTTGTGGTCCTcgtgatagtggcgcttcattgcccattaccgcgtagagttgtacggtgatgtaccatctgatgtaataaatgtattatcagcctcctgtgactgatatttatatcacatttgagtcttctcttatgaggggacgcttcatctTGTGATTTGCCAACTCTCAAAACTATTTGTCAAGTCAAAAACAGTTCGATCTCCATTAGCTTGCTATTTCAGATTTGGCAAAATAAAAAAGGCAATAGGCAGCATACAAGCAAGGAGAAGACTTTATTTTCATGGTCAGTACGCAGCATGCAAGCAGCGAGAGGATTTGTCAAGCCCTTTCCCAAGTTGCCATATATGCGCGGTGAGGGAGGGTTTTTGCCAAGTTGCCATATTTTGCCAAGTCGttcgccaaactgttggagaggTGTAGGATCAaaaacaccgactagagggggggtgaataggcggtttaaaatctaaagccaacaacactagagaaatttaattagtaacaaagaaaagccctatgtcatgctattgcTATCTCttgatgggtttgcaacctagggtgataagatacaaatcaagctctagtaaagtaaattgctcaaagtaaaaacaagaattaaaatgagcaagagaagtaaccaagcttgacacaagaatttatcccgtggtgtcgatgacttgccggtcacccctaatccacgttgagatggattccaagaatcaaccgctcctctatcaagaacctcttgatcttgagccggcttgaatcaaggaaccgctccacacctcgattccactagagttgctcttcaccactccggtgaggtgagcacaagacctctcacaaccgaaatcagagctcctcaacaatctccttggaggagctccacgaaatcctcttctccaagccgtctagggagcgacaactcccaagagtaacaagttgatgacgcttgcttgaagtttccctaatgccacaaagctcaaacacttgatgcaatgcactaggaagctctcacaccctcaagaatgcaattTCTAAGCAAgtatgtgtgagagagggatgccttatcTCTATGATGTCAAGTATGCAATCCAAATGGTCAAGAGAggcacccaatggccgggcattgggtatatatagacatcccttaaaaaactagccgttacactcttttctgcgaagtcgcggaccgtccgcgtttcaaaaaccggaccgtccgccgttataaaccactgagtcagagtgcatttaatgcgtgtcagaactagccgttaagccccggcggactgtccgcgccccagtggcggactgtccgcagttatGAGATCTGACTTACCAGagacaaacatgctctctggtgcaAAAACGAATTAgcatgcggaccgtccgcgccccaagggcggaccgtccgcagttcacttttcagcccaaactagagaaacaacctctctggtacaaatctgagattagccggcggaccgtccgctccccatgggcggactgtcctccgttcaactttgaagcccaccagagagacaccctctctggtacatttttgaaatatagtggcggaccatccgcccacctgggccggaccgtccgcccacctgggtcggaccgtccgccagcccaccagagcctctgcaagctctctggaacgagaGCGGACtatccgccgttactcagtcagctctcaaacttagtatttttcaaatcttttcaaaacgccgttagccctcatgcatgcaactagacattttgagcaaaatggcactaaggacccgtcaagcatgagtacacaacccctcttgatagtacggctatctatccaacaaatccggtcacttttcatccactaaacgccttgtgactggtaaaatacaaaaaccctattttatacctttgccttgagcccgagctttgctcatcatctccaaaactccatacgttcacaacaaaatctctttcatccgtggatcaacctatactcattatctcaaatgaaatcgttaatccacaaaccgttgtcattaattaccaaaactcgaattaggggcctaaaTGCTTTCAAGAGGTGTTTTAAGCGTTTTTACCAAAAATTAAGGATGCCAACTCCATTTGCCAAATTGTTGGAGATGCTGGGCATCTCCAACAACAGTTTGTCAAATTAGGTTgccattcttgttttttttaaaaaacacaaaaaacATGTCTCCAACAGTTTTGCATACTACTTGGCAAATTTTGGGAAGTTGGCAAAAGGAGGTCCTTAACGCGCAAATATGCGCGCGCGTATCCGGCTCCCCATCGGCATTTCTTGCGCCGCGGACTCCTCCCGCCCGTCTCCCCGTCATCCTTCTCCCGCGCGTCTCCCCGTTGTCCTTCTCCTGCACGACTCATTCTCCGGCCAGCACTtcctcgccaccaccgccaaCATCGGCCAGATCAGCCTCTACAACACGCTGCAGAACGAAGCTCAACGGCacggcgcggagggcggcgtacgggtccgcctccgcctccactaGGAGGGGGTTCGCGACGGCGCGGGACATGGGgatgccgccgccaccatccacTCAACCAACGGCCGGCCGGCTAACGCTCAGGTGCCAACTAGCCTGAATCGTTTCCTTCCATTTCCTGTCTTCTAATTGATTATGAGCAAGCGTCAAAGAAATCGATCGAGGGAGGCATTGAAGCAAAACCGATCGTGCCGCTTTGTTACTCTCATCAATGGCGTGCTGTAAAGAATGTGATTGCCGGCTGGAGGCAGGAGATCAAGACGATTTTCTGTAAAGAACGAGATCAATCGGCATTGGAGTAGATGATTGCCTGATGGGAGGAGCAGATGCTGACCTgatgggaggaggagatggCCAGCCAGAGTAGATGATGGCCACCGGCACGCTGGAGTCCGCGGCTCCTGGCGACGGGAAGACGGCGTGGCGCGCGGCGCAAGACAGAACGGCGACGGGATGTGAAGCGACAGTAGTTGATCCGGTAATTTTGGTGGGCCTGATTTTTAGTTTTACCAAGTCCAAAtgacaaactcttggagatagcCTTCTTTTTGACTTGGCATATATTTTAGCAAGTTGCCAAATCACAAGATTTCCCAAGTTAATTTTGGCAAACTTTTCAAAAACAACTCACCAGCCACACCCTTGGTGATCGGTGAATCTAGAATTTTGGCTTAAGGTATACCACCTTAAAGCTTCATTTCTAGTTTGATAAATCCAtattatcaatttttttttttgagaatcacACAGTACAACAAAGACGCCCACAACACGCACGTGTAATAATTGGAAAATTTACTATGTGATTCGATATACATATGCACTAAGTAATGCAATAAGGTTGAAATTCATGGATTAAATTGAACGTATCCACTAAATACAATATAAATAATTCAAAAGCTTCCTAAAAATATAATTCAAAAACCATATATTGATAATTAAAATATAAGCAACAAAGAGTACAAGAGTTATTCTACGTTTTCGAAGAGACATAAATATCCTAATTATATCATTTTTATCAACCTTAAAGAAAGTATGCCACTCAGTGAAAGTGAATAGACAATTGATGTCATAAACCGGTGAAAACGGCTACGACGGCAGTTGTGGCATAGGATTTATAGTTTTCTCATTTACTCTCTTATGGTTCTACTCTTCCACAGTTCCACCATAGGTTTAACCAGATCACGCAAACGATTAGAAGTAGCAGCCATCTCCGCGGCCTTTGCTTCatgcttttgaaaaaaaatagagatgCAATGTACGACTCTCTCTTTATAATAACCTAGTCAGGTTGGCGCCCTATGCGCTcctattaaaaaaaattgacctAAACTAATAATGGAAAAATATTATCCCCTATTATGTTCAAGACAATATTATATTGACATATTGAATCAAATATAAAAATTACATTAAATTAGCATAGTAGTTTAGAGTCTGAGAGGGTGCCAGTCCCAAACATTTTAGTGAAGAGGTACATATAGCTTTTTTTTAGGAGTTCACTATTTTTTTGTGCTAATAGGTATAGTTAATGGATTGGTTTACATTGATTATTAGTTTTGGTAGAGAAAAAAGATAAGATTAGCGACGAATGAAtaattcaattatatttttcgAACTTATGAAGTGAAAGCAAAGTTCAAAAAGTAGTAGAGCTACCGCATGCGAACGTAGTATACAAAGTCTAACAATTATGTTTATATATAGGgagtaattaaatatattttatattttaaaataatagaagaaacatattttttaaaaaataaagggACCGATGGTGGGTCTCATGAAACAATTTGCGCGGGTCCCAactgaatagtacgtgggtcccacttgaatagtacatgggtcccacctaaatagtatgTGGGTCCCACCTAAATAGAATGTGGGTCCTGCATGAACAGTACATGGATCCCACGTGGGGCCACGTCTCACGGCGTTGCTCCAAATCTTGGAGCCTTTAGATAGAGTATAGATGCACAAATATTAAAAAACGATGCTAAATAATTGAAccatttattatttttaattcAAATAGCACAAGTGGATTTGATCAGCGGAACTGGGAAAGTGTGGCGTACTCACCGCGTCTCTGCGACTGTGCCCTGCGTCAGGCCGTTGTCCAGCGGCGCCTTAGGGGGGAGTGGGTCTACATATGTATCTGCGATTTTCAGCCACCCCATCGCAGAAGgctggatcttcttcttcctcccccgacTCCCCAGCCGCCCCTTACTCCCCCCACTCCGGCGCCGCTCccggcacctccgccgccgccctccaccgccgccatcccTAACCactccctccgccgcgccgccaccttctcctcgcccccgccgccgcccaccgcccacTGGGGGTCcagccccggccggccggcggcgctcccgcgccgccgcgccctccgccggccgaatcgccttcgccgccgggccgccgctgccgctgagccctcctctatggccggcggccatggagccgcCCCACCCCCAGCAACCCGGGATCATaaggccgccgctgccctccaccaccccggccgccagcgacctcgccggtggccgctccgcccaccaaCCATAGCtccccggccaccccctcccctcccccctcccctagTTTGATGGCGGCCGCGCACCCCCACCCCTAGCTCGGGGAAGAAgatgtgaaagtgatcgggtgctctagcctaagagggggagggggtgaattaggcactaataaaaacttagacctatggctccaactagtttgcacaaagcttaaactaaaacaagctatctagatgtgcaactaggttgttctagtgtaaaacccctatcccaaaagagtttagcaacctatagcctttcctatcaagaaactattctatgaaagtaaaggcatacaaattactagaatgaaatgcggaagcttaaagagcgggataggagatagcaaactcttgacacgggtgtttatcccgtggttcggttagccacaaaggcacacctacatccacgttgttgtagcactcactaagagtattgctactcggccaccaagtctcttccgtgaacacaatcacggtcaccttggccccgggttccactaaggagcttctccacaaaggatgggggtctccacgtcccccgcacaaaggtgtcgtcgccgctccacaccaagtcggagggtcgatgacgttgccggcgagctccacgctccaaggtgccggcgcaccaagctcttgttttggttcactaatgaaccacagcacaaaggctctaagccttgcaaactcactcactaagagctaatcctttacacaacactctcaaagtgtgctaagggctaaggatatgatcttgatgcttttgtatggcttggagatgttcttgggtgtgtgtgggatgtccagcaactccagcaatcttcaaatggccggggtgaggcgtatatataggccaccaagtcttgtagccgttgctccaacggttagctgaaaatctgcgtaccaccggaagaaccgatgcctcttggcagggtagcgtcggttcatccggtcactcataacacgaagtagccgttggactcctgatggctgacgcagagaccaccggttgaaccgatgctttgcaccgatgcctcaccggttcaaccggtgctgaaggaatcttctcctggacgctgacgtcattacaccggtggtatgcaccgatgcaccgtcgg
This portion of the Panicum virgatum strain AP13 chromosome 2N, P.virgatum_v5, whole genome shotgun sequence genome encodes:
- the LOC120662622 gene encoding glucan endo-1,3-beta-glucosidase GV-like; protein product: MCERGCGQLQHLGNAHAALASAGLAGSVRVSTALKMDAIDNTSPPSSGVFKDPAAMSPIVQFLAGNGAPLLANVYPYFAYEFSDGIDLNYALFQPSSTTVTDPANGLVYTNLFDAMVDAVRAALDKAGGGGVDVVVSESGWPSADGKGATVDNARTYNQNLINHAGKGTPRKPGAMEVYVFAMFNEDQKDGDPTEKKFGLFNPDKTPVYPINFAGN